A stretch of the Acidilobus sp. 7A genome encodes the following:
- a CDS encoding translation initiation factor IF-2 subunit alpha: MPLLSRRQLPNVGEVVIGTVKEIHDYGAYLELDEFNGLRAFLPWVEVSNRSVKTIDDVIKVNEKVAVKVIRVDRAKGHVDVSLKKVTDDERRRKMVWWKRTQKAVNIILVIAKELKKSEQQAYSEVIWKLEGKYGDAMAGLEMAAVEGEAPLAEAGVSQEWLKPLVDAAKKYVEIKKVKISLVVTLKSLSSDGIEKIRGVLKAAESAVSAKGNGKVTAKVYAIGSPRYRIDLVGVDYKDLEQVASDLEEVMSREAKKADIEFSIERQRE; encoded by the coding sequence TTGCCTCTGCTGAGCAGAAGGCAGCTACCAAATGTAGGGGAAGTAGTTATAGGTACGGTAAAGGAGATCCATGACTATGGCGCCTACTTAGAGCTAGACGAGTTCAATGGACTAAGGGCCTTCCTTCCATGGGTTGAGGTGTCAAACCGCTCTGTCAAGACTATAGACGACGTTATCAAGGTTAACGAGAAGGTTGCAGTTAAGGTGATCAGAGTCGACAGGGCTAAGGGGCACGTTGACGTCAGCCTGAAGAAGGTTACAGATGACGAGCGCAGAAGGAAGATGGTGTGGTGGAAGAGGACCCAGAAGGCTGTAAACATAATACTGGTGATAGCTAAGGAGCTTAAGAAGAGCGAGCAGCAGGCGTACTCAGAGGTCATATGGAAGCTTGAGGGTAAGTACGGCGACGCCATGGCAGGGCTTGAGATGGCCGCAGTTGAGGGCGAGGCCCCTCTTGCCGAGGCAGGGGTCTCGCAGGAGTGGCTTAAGCCTCTGGTCGACGCTGCGAAGAAGTACGTTGAGATAAAGAAGGTTAAGATAAGCCTTGTAGTTACTCTAAAGAGCCTCAGCTCGGACGGGATAGAGAAGATCAGAGGCGTGCTTAAGGCCGCCGAGAGCGCGGTGTCCGCCAAGGGCAATGGTAAGGTGACGGCCAAGGTATATGCCATAGGGTCGCCTAGGTACAGGATAGACCTTGTAGGAGTAGACTATAAGGATCTTGAGCAGGTTGCGTCGGACCTGGAGGAAGTGATGTCGAGAGAGGCCAAGAAGGCTGACATCGAGTTCTCCATCGAGAGGCAGCGCGAGTAG
- a CDS encoding 30S ribosomal protein S27e — translation MSSLIGVPRKKVLVPEPRSKFLLVVCPNCGHKQVVFSHATFPVRCLTCGTLLVKPTGGEAQILGNVESALA, via the coding sequence GTGTCATCCCTTATCGGGGTTCCAAGGAAAAAGGTTCTCGTGCCTGAGCCTAGGAGCAAGTTCCTGCTTGTCGTGTGCCCTAACTGTGGCCATAAACAGGTAGTCTTCAGTCATGCCACGTTCCCAGTTCGCTGCCTCACGTGCGGTACCCTGCTGGTGAAGCCAACAGGTGGTGAGGCACAGATATTAGGGAATGTTGAGAGCGCCCTAGCTTAG
- a CDS encoding adenylate kinase produces MSNVRRNEFKVVIVTGVPGVGKTTVLSLAQRKANERGLKLKVLNFGDYMLENAVKKGLLSNRDQIRYLSFRGQLELQAAAATAMVEEAGRELSERDFLMVDTHAVVKTPLGYLPGLPSHVITILKPDMIVLVEADPKEIAARQQRDSTRYRSDFGGEEGVREIIEMSRYAAIASAVEVGSLVTIIRNAEGKAGEAAEQLINMISKL; encoded by the coding sequence ATGTCAAACGTGCGCCGCAACGAATTCAAGGTAGTCATAGTTACCGGCGTCCCAGGCGTAGGGAAAACCACGGTGCTCTCGCTGGCCCAGAGGAAGGCCAACGAAAGGGGACTGAAGCTGAAGGTTCTCAACTTTGGGGACTACATGCTTGAAAACGCCGTCAAAAAAGGACTGCTTAGCAATAGGGACCAGATAAGGTACCTAAGCTTCAGAGGGCAGCTGGAGCTGCAGGCGGCAGCTGCCACAGCCATGGTAGAGGAGGCTGGCAGGGAGCTTAGCGAGAGGGACTTTCTCATGGTTGACACGCATGCCGTCGTCAAGACCCCCTTAGGGTATCTGCCGGGCCTCCCAAGCCATGTGATAACTATCCTGAAGCCTGACATGATAGTGCTCGTGGAGGCTGACCCCAAGGAGATAGCGGCTAGGCAGCAGAGGGACAGCACTAGGTACAGGTCCGACTTCGGCGGGGAGGAGGGGGTCAGAGAGATCATAGAGATGTCGAGGTACGCGGCTATAGCAAGCGCTGTAGAGGTCGGTTCCCTTGTGACTATAATAAGGAACGCTGAAGGTAAAGCTGGCGAGGCAGCAGAGCAACTAATTAACATGATTTCTAAGCTTTAA
- a CDS encoding RNA-protein complex protein Nop10 → MRWLLRKCTICGRYTLSEDRCPYCGGPLRVPHPPRFSPEDKYVRYRYLLKAAQGSTSAS, encoded by the coding sequence TTGAGGTGGCTTCTAAGGAAGTGTACAATATGCGGCAGGTACACCCTGAGCGAGGACAGGTGTCCCTACTGCGGGGGACCCCTAAGAGTGCCTCATCCACCTAGGTTCTCTCCAGAGGACAAGTATGTTAGATACAGGTACCTCCTTAAAGCGGCCCAAGGATCTACGAGCGCTTCCTAA
- the secY gene encoding preprotein translocase subunit SecY, translated as MGVLDALANVSEYLPTVTKPRQKLSLTRRLAWTGIVLVLYLIMSNIPLYGVPVTPTAATTITLENIIFASSVGTLMQLGIGPIVTAGLILEVLAGAKLIDVDLSNPEDQVKFTGAMKTLAVIFAIAEALVVTLSGMFWPTGTPVSPLLKALVVIQLVVASYIVILMDEALQRGWGLGSAISLFILAMVAQTVVWDIFGFVPRLALDFGVVPALIYDKDPFIVLTRANGFPDVTGLLATFAIVILLVYLQAMMVEIPVTSPQLRGIRTKVPLQFIYVTNIPVLLLAIFVADLQLFEPPIARFFGLNSLAYRAYSDIVFYLSPPNGLVETVLNPLRSVVFAVSWMLLSIAFGYVWVEVAGLNPSSQAESLVKGGLEIPGMRRNPRVLEGILARYIYPLTSLSSLIVGAIAVVAAFFGAYGGGVGLLLAVGIVYQYYSMITYERALEAYPLIRRLVGE; from the coding sequence TTGGGTGTGTTGGACGCACTAGCTAATGTATCAGAGTACCTGCCGACAGTGACAAAGCCGCGGCAAAAGCTTAGCCTCACTAGGAGGCTTGCTTGGACAGGCATAGTGCTGGTTTTATACCTCATAATGAGCAACATACCACTCTATGGCGTCCCCGTGACGCCAACGGCTGCTACCACAATAACTTTGGAGAACATAATATTCGCAAGCAGCGTCGGGACGTTGATGCAACTAGGTATAGGCCCTATAGTTACAGCAGGCCTTATACTTGAGGTCCTGGCGGGCGCCAAGCTCATAGATGTCGACCTCTCAAACCCTGAGGATCAGGTCAAGTTCACAGGTGCCATGAAGACGCTGGCGGTCATATTCGCTATAGCCGAGGCCCTGGTAGTGACTCTTAGCGGCATGTTCTGGCCAACCGGCACGCCGGTGTCACCGTTGCTCAAGGCGCTAGTTGTAATTCAGCTCGTCGTTGCTAGCTATATAGTCATCCTCATGGATGAGGCCCTTCAGAGGGGCTGGGGCCTGGGAAGCGCTATAAGCCTCTTTATACTTGCCATGGTGGCCCAGACGGTTGTGTGGGACATCTTTGGATTCGTCCCTAGGCTTGCCCTGGACTTTGGCGTTGTCCCCGCGCTTATCTATGATAAGGACCCATTCATAGTCCTGACCAGGGCCAACGGCTTCCCGGACGTCACGGGGCTCCTCGCGACTTTCGCTATAGTTATCCTTCTCGTTTACCTTCAGGCCATGATGGTTGAGATACCGGTCACGTCGCCACAGCTCAGAGGAATTAGAACGAAGGTCCCCCTGCAGTTCATTTATGTGACTAACATACCCGTCCTGCTTCTAGCTATATTTGTGGCAGACCTTCAGCTCTTCGAGCCCCCGATAGCCAGGTTCTTCGGGCTCAACTCGTTGGCGTACAGGGCCTACAGTGATATAGTCTTCTACCTATCGCCCCCGAACGGCCTTGTCGAGACAGTGCTCAACCCTCTAAGGTCCGTGGTCTTCGCCGTGTCTTGGATGCTCCTCTCGATCGCCTTCGGCTACGTCTGGGTTGAGGTGGCCGGCCTTAATCCAAGCTCTCAGGCCGAGTCCCTGGTCAAGGGAGGGCTTGAGATACCTGGCATGAGGAGGAACCCGAGAGTTTTAGAGGGTATACTTGCAAGGTATATATACCCCTTGACATCATTGAGTAGCCTGATAGTGGGTGCCATAGCCGTGGTCGCGGCATTCTTCGGCGCCTACGGCGGAGGCGTTGGGCTTCTGCTTGCCGTCGGCATAGTGTACCAGTACTACTCAATGATAACATATGAGAGGGCGCTAGAAGCCTACCCGCTGATAAGGAGGCTAGTTGGGGAGTGA
- a CDS encoding thioredoxin family protein, producing MSRYFDVELDEELVKELKETLAYMVSPVTIDLFIGGPDCETCEDAHKLMKAIADASPTRDGKKMLQLRIFDKARPEDQEEFKRQNVERVPTVSMLGGAIRYTGTPAGEEIRGLIETIMRISEGESGLDPETKKSLASLKGSVHIETVVTPSCPYCPYAALLANMFAYEAWKQNNPKVISDTVEAYENMDIAEKYGVMSVPAIALNGIMSFIGVPYEEDFINYVVAAAENRLDQLVPKTEGETSGM from the coding sequence ATGAGCAGGTACTTTGATGTGGAGCTTGATGAGGAGCTGGTAAAGGAGCTCAAAGAGACGCTTGCATACATGGTGTCGCCTGTAACCATAGACCTCTTCATAGGAGGACCTGACTGCGAGACCTGCGAGGACGCTCATAAGCTGATGAAGGCTATAGCTGACGCGTCGCCAACAAGGGACGGCAAGAAGATGCTGCAGCTGAGGATATTTGACAAAGCAAGGCCTGAGGACCAGGAGGAGTTTAAGAGGCAGAACGTTGAGAGGGTGCCCACTGTGTCGATGCTGGGCGGCGCCATAAGGTATACCGGCACGCCGGCGGGCGAGGAGATAAGGGGACTTATAGAGACCATTATGAGGATAAGTGAGGGCGAGAGCGGCCTGGACCCGGAGACTAAGAAGTCATTGGCTTCGCTGAAGGGCTCGGTCCACATAGAGACGGTTGTCACGCCGTCGTGTCCATACTGCCCATATGCGGCTCTACTTGCGAATATGTTTGCCTATGAGGCATGGAAGCAGAATAACCCAAAGGTTATCTCTGACACTGTTGAGGCGTATGAGAACATGGACATAGCTGAGAAGTATGGCGTCATGAGCGTGCCGGCGATAGCTCTTAACGGCATCATGTCATTCATAGGCGTGCCGTATGAGGAGGACTTCATAAACTATGTCGTGGCTGCCGCCGAGAACAGGCTGGACCAGCTGGTACCCAAGACAGAGGGCGAGACGTCAGGTATGTGA
- a CDS encoding archaellin/type IV pilin N-terminal domain-containing protein codes for MRGGRILGRKSLSNIIGAVILIAATIVGGLMVYSYFQRSMGAFMNMGNGVTVTASATPIGNGGELVYIKVVNNEPQSITLKEVVFVLSNGTSEDAYIESGNNGYTITTVASTATTTPPVPLGPSGQLVAVGTTNLSNIQDVYIVYEMGGQTYYTNPMSVTTG; via the coding sequence ATGCGCGGAGGTAGGATCCTAGGGAGGAAGTCTCTCTCTAATATAATAGGGGCTGTAATTCTCATAGCAGCGACCATAGTGGGCGGCCTGATGGTATATTCGTACTTCCAGAGGTCCATGGGTGCTTTTATGAACATGGGTAACGGCGTCACTGTCACGGCCTCGGCCACGCCTATTGGCAATGGAGGAGAGCTAGTTTACATTAAGGTGGTCAACAATGAGCCACAGTCAATAACTCTAAAGGAGGTGGTCTTTGTGTTGTCAAACGGCACAAGCGAAGACGCTTATATTGAGAGCGGCAATAATGGTTACACCATAACGACGGTAGCGTCAACTGCAACTACTACACCGCCTGTACCGTTAGGGCCCAGCGGGCAGCTAGTTGCCGTGGGCACTACAAATCTTAGCAACATACAAGATGTTTACATAGTTTATGAGATGGGTGGACAGACGTACTATACTAACCCAATGAGCGTTACGACGGGCTGA